The following are from one region of the Streptomyces rubrogriseus genome:
- a CDS encoding DUF6191 domain-containing protein gives MFNAFEELFSPGRKHTNDEQNRLELTREDVGDGDPARGPIDLTSGKVVVHRPRADEEAEDAGTPSPEDE, from the coding sequence ATGTTCAACGCATTCGAGGAACTGTTCTCGCCCGGCCGCAAACACACCAACGACGAGCAGAACCGCCTCGAACTGACCCGCGAGGACGTGGGCGACGGCGACCCCGCCCGCGGCCCCATAGACCTCACGTCGGGCAAGGTCGTCGTCCACCGGCCGCGCGCCGACGAGGAGGCGGAGGACGCCGGGACCCCGTCCCCGGAAGACGAGTA